A window from Pan paniscus chromosome 14, NHGRI_mPanPan1-v2.0_pri, whole genome shotgun sequence encodes these proteins:
- the SLC25A15 gene encoding mitochondrial ornithine transporter 1 isoform X1, giving the protein MKSNPAIQAAIDLTAGAAGGTACVLTGQPFDTMKVKMQTFPDLYRGLTDCCLKTYSQVGFRGFYKGTSPALIANIAENSVLFMCYGFCQQVVRKVAGLDKQAKLSDLQNAAAGSFASAFAALVLCPTELVKCRLQTMYEMETSGKIAKSQNTVWSVIKSILRKDGPLGFYHGLSSTLLREVPGYFFFFGGYELSRSFFASGRSKDELGPVPLMLSGGVGGICLWLAVYPVDCIKSRIQVLSMSGKQAGFIRTFISVVKDEGITALYSGLKPTMIRAFPANGALFLAYEYSRKLMMNQLEAY; this is encoded by the exons ATGAAATCCAATCCTGCTATCCAGGCTGCCATTGACCTCACAGCGGGGGCTGCAG GGGGTACAGCATGTGTACTGACCGGGCAGCCCTTTGACACAATGAAAGTGAAGATGCAGACGTTCCCTGACCTGTACCGGGGCCTCACCGACTGCTGCCTGAAGACTTACTCCCAGGTGGGCTTCCGTGGCTTCTACAAGGGGACCAGTCCAGCACTAATCGCCAACATCGCTGAGAACTCAGTCCTCTTCATGTGCTACGGCTTCTGCCAGCAGGTGGTGCGGAAGGTGGCTGGATTGGACAAGCAGGCAAAGCTGAG TGATCTGCAGAATGCAGCTGCCGGTTCCTTCGCCTCTGCCTTTGCTGCACTGGTGCTCTGCCCCACGGAGCTTGTGAAGTGCCGGCTGCAGACCATGTATGAGATGGAGACATCAGGGAAGATAGCCAAGAGCCAGAA TACAGTGTGGTCTGTCATCAAAAGTATTCTTAGGAAAGATGGCCCCTTGGGGTTCTACCATGGACTCTCAAGCACTTTACTTCGAGAAGTACCAGGCTATTTCTTCTTCTTCGGTGGCTATGAACTGAGCCGGTCCTTTTTTGCATCAGGGAGATCAAAAGATGAATTAG gccCTGTACCTTTGATGTTAAGTGGTGGAGTTGGTGGGATTTGCCTCTGGCTTGCGGTATACCCAGTGGATTGTATCAAATCCAGAATTCAAGTTCTTTCCATGTCTGGAAAACAGGCAGGATTTATCAGAACCTTTATAAGTGTTGTGAAAGATGAAG GAATAACGGCCTTATATTCTGGACTGAAACCTACTATGATTCGAGCATTCCCTGCCAATGGAGCACTCTTTTTGGCCTACGAATATAGCAGGAAGTTGATGATGAACCAGTTGGAAGCATACTGA
- the SLC25A15 gene encoding mitochondrial ornithine transporter 1 isoform X2 has translation MNRSRGGTACVLTGQPFDTMKVKMQTFPDLYRGLTDCCLKTYSQVGFRGFYKGTSPALIANIAENSVLFMCYGFCQQVVRKVAGLDKQAKLSDLQNAAAGSFASAFAALVLCPTELVKCRLQTMYEMETSGKIAKSQNTVWSVIKSILRKDGPLGFYHGLSSTLLREVPGYFFFFGGYELSRSFFASGRSKDELGPVPLMLSGGVGGICLWLAVYPVDCIKSRIQVLSMSGKQAGFIRTFISVVKDEGITALYSGLKPTMIRAFPANGALFLAYEYSRKLMMNQLEAY, from the exons ATGAACCGAAGCAGGG GGGGTACAGCATGTGTACTGACCGGGCAGCCCTTTGACACAATGAAAGTGAAGATGCAGACGTTCCCTGACCTGTACCGGGGCCTCACCGACTGCTGCCTGAAGACTTACTCCCAGGTGGGCTTCCGTGGCTTCTACAAGGGGACCAGTCCAGCACTAATCGCCAACATCGCTGAGAACTCAGTCCTCTTCATGTGCTACGGCTTCTGCCAGCAGGTGGTGCGGAAGGTGGCTGGATTGGACAAGCAGGCAAAGCTGAG TGATCTGCAGAATGCAGCTGCCGGTTCCTTCGCCTCTGCCTTTGCTGCACTGGTGCTCTGCCCCACGGAGCTTGTGAAGTGCCGGCTGCAGACCATGTATGAGATGGAGACATCAGGGAAGATAGCCAAGAGCCAGAA TACAGTGTGGTCTGTCATCAAAAGTATTCTTAGGAAAGATGGCCCCTTGGGGTTCTACCATGGACTCTCAAGCACTTTACTTCGAGAAGTACCAGGCTATTTCTTCTTCTTCGGTGGCTATGAACTGAGCCGGTCCTTTTTTGCATCAGGGAGATCAAAAGATGAATTAG gccCTGTACCTTTGATGTTAAGTGGTGGAGTTGGTGGGATTTGCCTCTGGCTTGCGGTATACCCAGTGGATTGTATCAAATCCAGAATTCAAGTTCTTTCCATGTCTGGAAAACAGGCAGGATTTATCAGAACCTTTATAAGTGTTGTGAAAGATGAAG GAATAACGGCCTTATATTCTGGACTGAAACCTACTATGATTCGAGCATTCCCTGCCAATGGAGCACTCTTTTTGGCCTACGAATATAGCAGGAAGTTGATGATGAACCAGTTGGAAGCATACTGA